A region of Dictyostelium discoideum AX4 chromosome 1 chromosome, whole genome shotgun sequence DNA encodes the following proteins:
- the modA gene encoding alpha-glucosidase II, translating into MRKLVILIILSIVCSLFIGSIESVDTSKFKTCKDSHFCKRNRVSHEVGVMNEMKSKQNFNIVEGSIKLVKQENTIYFDLQEQNQKSNLLTMKLEIYEGGIVRMRAQEKEPLLNKQRYQVQDVLLDTIKTVPIQWKQEPSKQSNTFSFKHGEKECCYVLVQLVPFKLDVYIMNELAITTNSDNLFHFEPISDKPQPLPPKEKKSEEENKEANQEEDNNNNNNDNNEEQQVSTEGYWEERFGSHQDSKPNGPMSIGMDFTFVGSSHVYGIPEHTTRLSLKSTTGNGINEQPYRLYNLDVFEYEIDKTMALYGHVPLMISHDTKKTVGVFWLNAAETFVDIEDVTTPVSPSKKTHWISESGIIDVFYLTGPTPSTIFKQYAYLTGTTALPQMFSLGYHQCKWNYKSEDDVKQVDNGFDENHIPYDVIWLDIEHTDGKRYFTWDNNNFPTPADMQNIIGAKHRKMVTIVDPHIKRDNNYYVHSEATSKGYYIKNKDGNDYDGWCWPGSSSYLDFTNPEIRKWWATQFGYDKYKGSTPNLYIWNDMNEPSVFNGPEVSMHKDAKHHGGFEHRDVHNLYGYYYHMASADGLVQRNADQNDRPFVLSRAFYAGSQRIGAIWTGDNSAQWSHLEISNPMLLSMNLAGITFSGADVGGFFGNPDAELLTRWYQAGAFQPFFRGHAHLDSRRREPWLFNEPYTTIIREAIVKRYSYLPLWYTTFYQNTLNGAPVMRPLWVQYPKEANLFDVDDHYLIGDSLLVKPVTQQSCKTMKVLLPGQSVNEIWYDVDTEKPINAGVIEIDTPLEKIPVYQRGGSIISKKERVRRSTYQMRDDPYTIRIALDSSKSAQGQLYIDDEHSFDYKKGKFLYRQFTFKDNVLSFSDASNKSSTSYKPNVTIEKIVILGVQKPHSITCNITGKEKLSFEYDSTLSKLTIRKPDLLVDTDFIIKLN; encoded by the exons atgagaaaattagtaatattaattattttatcaattgtgtgtagtttatttattggaTCGATTGAATCAGTAGATACTAGTAAATTTAAGACTTGTAAAGATTCACACTTTTGTAAAAGAAATAGAGTTTCACATGAAGTTGGAGTAATGAATGAAATGAAATCCaaacaaaattttaacaTTGTAGAAGGTTCAATTAAATTGGTAAAGCAAGAGAATACCATTTACTTTGATTTACAagaacaaaatcaaaagagTAATCTATTAACAATGAAACTTGAAATCTATGAAGGAGGTATCGTAAGAATGAGAGCTCAAGAAAAAGAACCATTATTGAATAAGCAACGTTACCAAGTTCAAGATGTTTTATTGGATACAATTAAAACCGTACCAATTCAATGGAAACAAGAACCTTCAAAACAATCAAAcactttttcatttaaacatGGTGAAAAGGAGTGTTGTTATGTATTAGTACAATTGGTACCATTTAAATTGGATGTTTACATTATGAATGAATTGGCAATTACAACCAATAGTGATAATCTATTCCATTTCGAACCAATCTCTGATAAACCAcaaccattaccaccaaaagaaaaaaaatctgAAGAAGAGAATAAAGAAGCTAATCAAgaagaagataataataataataataatgataacaatGAAGAACAACAAGTTAGTACAGAAGGTTATTGGGAAGAAAGATTTGGATCACATCAAGATAGTAAACCAAATGGACCAATGTCAATTGGTATGGATTTCACATTTGTTGGTAGTTCACATGTTTATGGTATTCCAGAGCATACTACTCgtttatcattaaaatcaacCACTGGAAATGGTATCAATGAACAACCATACCGTCTTTACAATTTAGATGTATTCGAGTACGAGATTGATAAAACCATGGCATTGTATGGTCATGTTCCATTAATGATCTCTCATGATACTAAAAAAACAGTTGGTGTATTTTGGTTGAATGCAGCTGAAACATTTGTCGATATCGAGGATGTAACCACACCAGTATCACCATCAAAGAAAACTCATTGGATTAGTGAATCTGGTATTATCGATGTATTCTATTTAACTGGtccaacaccatcaacaatCTTTAAACAATATGCATATCTAACTGGTACAACTGCATTACCACAAATGTTTTCATTGGGTTATCATCAATGTAAATGGAATTATAAA tcAGAAGATGATGTTAAACAAGTTGATAATGGATTTGATGAAAATCATATTCCATATGATGTAATTTGGTTAGATATTGAACATACAGATGGAAAGAGATATTTCACTtgggataataataatttcccAACACCAGCTGATATGCAAAATATTATTGGTGCTAAACATAGAAAGATGGTTACAATCGTTGATCCACATATCAAGAGAGATAACAATTATTATGTTCACTCTGAAGCAACTTCAAAAGGTTATTATATAAAGAATAAGGATGGTAATGATTATGATGGTTGGTGTTGGCCAGGTTCTTCATCTTATTTGGATTTCACTAATCCAGAGATTCGTAAATGGTGGGCAACTCAATTTGGTTATGATAAATACAAAGGTTCAACACCAAATCTTTACATTTGGAATGATATGAATGAACCATCAGTATTCAATGGTCCAGAAGTATCAATGCATAAAGATGCCAAACATCATGGTGGTTTCGAACATCGTGACGTTCACAATCTCTATGGTTACTACTATCATATGGCATCGGCCGATGGTTTGGTTCAAAGAAATGCCGATCAAAATGACCGTCCATTCGTTTTATCTCGTGCATTCTATGCTGGTTCTCAAAGAATTGGTGCCATTTGGACCGGTGATAACTCTGCCCAATGGTCACATCTCGAAATTTCAAATCCAATGCTTTTATCAATGAATTTGGCCGGTATAACATTTAGTGGTGCCGATGTTGGTGGTTTCTTTGGTAATCCAGATGCTGAACTCTTAACTCGTTGGTATCAAGCTGGTGCATTCCAACCATTTTTTAGAGGTCATGCCCATTTAGATTCACGTCGTCGTGAACCTTGGTTATTCAATGAACCATACACTACCATCATTAGAGAGGCAATCGTCAAACGTTACTCTTACCTTCCATTATGGTATACCACTTTCTATCAAAATACACTCAATGGTGCTCCAGTTATGAGACCACTTTGGGTTCAATATCCAAAAGAAGCCAATCtctttgatgttgatgatcattatttaattggtgattCACTTTTAGTTAAACCAGTCACTCAACAATCTTGTAAAACTATGAAAGTCCTCTTACCAGGCCAAAGTGTCAATGAAATTTGGTATGATGTTGATACTGAGAAACCAATCAATGCTGGTGTCATCGAAATTGATACTCCTTTAGAAAAGATTCCAGTTTATCAACGTGGTGGTTCAATCATttcaaagaaagaaagagTTCGTAGAAGTACCTATCAAATGAGAGATGATCCATACACTATTCGTATCGCTTTGGACTCTTCAAAATCTGCTCAAGGTCAATTATACATTGATGATGAACACTcttttgattataaaaaaggtaaattCCTCTACAGACAATTCACTTTCAAAGATAATGTTCTCTCATTTTCTGATGCCTCAAATAAAAGCTCAACCTCTTACAAACCAAATGTTACCATTGAAAAAATCGTTATCCTTGGTGTTCAAAAACCTCACTCGATCACTTGTAACATTACTGGTAAagaaaaattatcatttgaatatGATTCAACTCTTTCAAAACTAACAATCAGAAAACCAGATTTATTAGTTGATActgattttattataaaattaaattaa